A section of the Gloeobacter violaceus PCC 7421 genome encodes:
- a CDS encoding double zinc ribbon domain-containing protein, which yields MQTPAFEAWPQIGESLAHYVRRRRETLCLSQRELALKAAIHPQSVGKIERGQTTRLNLRTKKTLALALEIPAEHLEAAERGRPLPAGGIVQFCPQCWEPGSEADVLWLDPRAHYCYMCGTPLCDRCPNCQESVASLKFRFCPYCGTGYKAPV from the coding sequence GTGCAAACCCCTGCTTTCGAGGCCTGGCCGCAGATCGGCGAAAGCCTGGCCCATTACGTCCGCCGTCGCCGCGAGACCCTCTGCCTCAGCCAGCGCGAACTGGCCCTCAAGGCGGCAATTCATCCCCAGAGCGTCGGCAAGATCGAGCGCGGCCAGACCACCCGCCTCAATTTGCGCACCAAGAAGACCCTGGCGCTGGCGCTGGAAATTCCCGCCGAACACCTCGAAGCGGCGGAGCGCGGCCGACCGCTCCCGGCGGGCGGCATTGTGCAGTTTTGTCCGCAGTGTTGGGAACCGGGCAGCGAGGCCGACGTGCTCTGGCTCGATCCGCGGGCGCACTACTGTTATATGTGCGGCACGCCCCTGTGCGACCGCTGCCCCAACTGTCAGGAGAGCGTGGCGTCCTTGAAGTTCCGATTCTGTCCCTACTGCGGCACCGGCTACAAAGCGCCGGTCTAA
- a CDS encoding NfeD family protein, translating to MSAVSTFWLVLGIALWVLEFFTPALVAGSLGTAALLMLLVGPSIPSLFLQLFVFALIASGLILLTRRLVPKASTDLERPDYSAQATITRAIEPGGMGRVAFEGTTWNARCDTSDRPLPAGTKVMVLGRQGNVLDVMPLGALKEAPPGP from the coding sequence ATGAGCGCCGTGTCGACTTTCTGGCTGGTTCTGGGCATTGCGCTGTGGGTGCTCGAATTTTTTACCCCTGCCCTGGTGGCGGGTTCGCTCGGCACGGCCGCCCTGCTGATGCTGCTGGTGGGACCGTCGATTCCCAGCCTGTTTTTGCAGCTGTTTGTCTTTGCCCTTATCGCTTCGGGGTTGATTCTGCTCACGCGGCGGCTCGTCCCCAAGGCGAGCACCGATCTCGAAAGGCCCGACTACAGCGCCCAGGCGACGATCACCCGGGCCATCGAGCCTGGGGGCATGGGCCGCGTCGCCTTCGAGGGGACTACCTGGAACGCCCGTTGCGACACCAGCGACAGGCCGCTTCCGGCCGGGACAAAGGTAATGGTGCTGGGAAGGCAGGGCAATGTGCTCGACGTGATGCCCCTCGGGGCGCTCAAGGAAGCCCCGCCGGGGCCTTGA
- a CDS encoding galactose oxidase-like domain-containing protein, protein MPKFKATRLLRRRQLLKLAVFTGVGSALYFVADRQRATFAQEDTQGLWQVLPFDSQILAVHAALLRTGKVLFVAGSSNDETNIPFEHGSVVLDINAPDGNPVFPADLLNSQGKQIDLFCCAHAALADGRILFGGGTKQYDPFYGINEAITFDPQTQKWTKVNSMAIGRWYPTYTTLGDGRVLAVSGFDGGGKYTLVPEIFSTATGNWSSLAKTAKTWPLYAHLYLLRDGRIFYAGGYYGSYVANQNTLPPTLWNMTTNATTTVGGLTSTTLRSQAASVLLPPAQDQKVLLIGGGPATGTGSATRDVNIVNLAVSSPVYTKVASLNFARLHHSAVLLPDRTVLVCGGSGADEDAAKAALQAEIYDPVANTWKVAATATVARLYHSIALLLPDGRVITAGSNPEREVEELRLEVFSPPYLFRGPRPVIESVAQSWNYGNAVEIKTPQATDIRWISLIRPGTPTHAFDMDQRLVDVPFTLNTSGGLTATIPSEPNLAPPGWYMLFITDNDKVPSVAAWVQLKPSTSPTTFSLQSSTSPGRSGPTPLQGKTVSGNLYVFLTPESGVTQVRFFLDNPSGSGTPTQVENTAPYDFKGGSATQANPFDTKTISDGQHTITASISLSAGGTQTVSSTFTVANSGPPPSTFSLQSSTSPGRSGPTPLQGKTVSGNLYVFLTPESGVTQVRFFLDNPSGSGTPTQVETVAPFDFKGGTTTAARPFDTKTVSNGSHTITASVTLSSGTIQTTSATFTVAN, encoded by the coding sequence ATGCCGAAGTTTAAAGCGACGCGCCTGCTACGCCGCCGTCAGTTGTTGAAACTGGCCGTATTTACAGGGGTCGGCAGTGCCCTGTACTTTGTCGCCGACCGCCAACGCGCCACCTTTGCCCAAGAAGACACCCAGGGACTCTGGCAAGTCCTGCCGTTCGATTCTCAAATTTTGGCGGTCCACGCTGCTCTGCTACGCACGGGCAAGGTTTTGTTCGTCGCCGGTTCGAGCAACGACGAAACGAATATCCCGTTTGAACACGGCAGCGTCGTTCTAGATATCAATGCCCCGGACGGTAATCCCGTGTTCCCGGCGGACCTGCTCAACAGCCAGGGCAAGCAAATCGACCTGTTCTGCTGTGCCCACGCGGCCCTCGCCGACGGCCGCATCCTGTTTGGGGGAGGCACCAAGCAATACGACCCGTTCTACGGCATCAACGAGGCGATTACTTTTGATCCGCAGACCCAAAAATGGACCAAGGTCAATTCGATGGCGATCGGCCGCTGGTACCCGACCTACACGACCCTCGGCGACGGACGGGTTTTGGCCGTGTCGGGTTTCGACGGCGGCGGCAAATACACCCTGGTTCCGGAAATTTTCTCAACCGCTACGGGCAATTGGTCCTCCCTGGCCAAAACCGCCAAGACCTGGCCGCTGTATGCCCATCTGTACTTGTTGCGCGACGGCAGAATTTTCTATGCGGGCGGCTACTACGGCAGTTACGTCGCAAACCAGAACACCCTGCCCCCGACGCTGTGGAACATGACGACCAACGCCACCACGACCGTCGGCGGCCTCACCAGTACGACCCTGCGCAGCCAGGCGGCCAGTGTTCTGCTGCCCCCCGCCCAAGATCAAAAAGTCCTGCTCATCGGCGGTGGCCCGGCCACCGGGACAGGTTCGGCCACCCGCGACGTCAACATCGTGAATTTGGCCGTGAGCAGCCCGGTTTATACGAAAGTCGCCTCGCTCAACTTCGCCCGCCTGCACCATAGTGCCGTGCTGCTGCCGGACCGGACAGTGCTGGTCTGCGGTGGGAGCGGCGCCGATGAAGATGCCGCCAAAGCGGCCTTGCAGGCAGAAATTTACGACCCGGTCGCCAATACCTGGAAAGTGGCGGCTACCGCCACCGTTGCCCGCCTGTACCACTCCATCGCGCTGCTGTTGCCGGACGGCAGGGTGATCACCGCCGGTTCGAATCCCGAACGGGAGGTGGAGGAGTTGCGCCTGGAGGTCTTCAGTCCTCCCTATCTGTTTCGCGGGCCGCGGCCGGTGATCGAGAGCGTTGCGCAGTCGTGGAACTACGGCAACGCCGTGGAGATCAAGACGCCGCAGGCAACCGACATCCGGTGGATCAGCCTCATTCGCCCGGGAACGCCTACCCACGCTTTTGACATGGACCAAAGGCTGGTGGATGTGCCGTTTACCCTCAATACCAGCGGCGGCCTGACGGCGACGATTCCGAGTGAACCGAACCTGGCACCGCCCGGCTGGTACATGCTTTTTATCACTGACAACGACAAAGTGCCCTCGGTGGCAGCTTGGGTGCAGCTGAAGCCTTCTACTTCCCCTACCACCTTCAGCCTGCAGTCGAGTACTTCGCCCGGCCGCAGCGGCCCGACCCCCCTGCAGGGCAAGACCGTCAGCGGCAACCTCTACGTATTTCTCACCCCCGAAAGCGGCGTCACCCAGGTGCGCTTCTTCCTGGACAACCCGTCCGGCAGCGGCACGCCGACCCAGGTGGAAAATACCGCCCCCTACGACTTCAAAGGCGGCAGTGCGACCCAGGCCAACCCCTTCGACACCAAGACGATCAGCGACGGACAGCACACGATAACCGCTTCGATCAGTCTCTCTGCCGGCGGAACGCAAACCGTCAGCTCCACCTTCACCGTCGCCAACAGCGGACCGCCCCCGAGCACCTTCAGCCTGCAGTCGAGTACTTCGCCCGGCCGCAGCGGCCCGACCCCCCTGCAGGGCAAGACCGTCAGCGGCAACCTCTACGTATTTCTCACCCCCGAAAGCGGCGTCACCCAGGTGCGCTTCTTCCTGGACAACCCGTCCGGCAGCGGCACGCCGACCCAGGTGGAAACCGTCGCTCCCTTTGACTTCAAAGGCGGGACCACGACCGCGGCCAGACCCTTCGACACCAAAACGGTCAGCAACGGCTCCCACACCATCACCGCTTCGGTGACGCTCAGCAGCGGCACGATCCAGACAACCAGCGCGACTTTCACCGTCGCCAACTAA
- a CDS encoding SPFH domain-containing protein: MEIFLFAIGFILLATIVAGVKIINQGDEALVERLGRFHARLTPGLHIIIPYIDRLAFKETIREQVLDIQPQTAITRDNVSLDADAVIYWRIVDVRKAYYSVANIRQAMSNLVLTALRSEIGKLELDETFASRAEINQALLDQLDTATDPWGIKVTRVEVRNIAPSRTVLDSMEQQMAAERRKRAVILNSEGERQSAINSAQGEASARIARAEAERQEQILQAQGTAEALRTLAETLSDPKAREALQFYLARNYLDVANAVGASPSSKVLFMDPASIPAALGALLSLADKSDEGDGQKTNGAPAILPPLHLRERPKVEG; encoded by the coding sequence GTGGAAATTTTTCTGTTTGCAATCGGGTTTATCCTCCTGGCCACGATCGTGGCCGGGGTCAAAATCATCAACCAGGGCGACGAAGCGCTCGTCGAACGCTTGGGCCGCTTTCACGCCAGACTCACCCCGGGCCTGCACATCATCATTCCCTATATCGACCGGCTCGCCTTCAAAGAAACCATCCGCGAGCAGGTGCTCGACATCCAGCCCCAGACGGCCATCACCCGCGACAACGTCTCCCTCGACGCCGACGCGGTCATCTACTGGCGGATCGTCGATGTGCGCAAGGCTTACTACTCGGTGGCCAATATCCGTCAGGCGATGAGCAATCTGGTGCTCACCGCCCTGCGCTCCGAGATCGGCAAACTCGAACTCGACGAGACGTTCGCTTCGCGCGCCGAAATTAACCAGGCCCTGCTCGATCAGCTCGACACCGCCACCGATCCCTGGGGGATCAAAGTCACCCGCGTCGAGGTGCGCAACATTGCCCCGTCGCGCACGGTGCTCGATTCGATGGAGCAGCAGATGGCGGCTGAACGCCGCAAGCGCGCGGTGATCCTCAACTCCGAGGGCGAGCGCCAGTCGGCCATCAACAGCGCCCAGGGCGAAGCCTCGGCGCGCATCGCCCGGGCTGAGGCCGAACGCCAGGAGCAGATCCTCCAGGCCCAGGGCACCGCCGAGGCGCTGCGCACCCTGGCTGAGACCCTGAGCGATCCCAAAGCCCGCGAGGCGCTGCAGTTTTATCTGGCCCGCAACTACCTCGACGTCGCCAACGCCGTCGGTGCCTCCCCGAGCAGCAAGGTGCTCTTCATGGACCCGGCCTCGATCCCGGCTGCGCTTGGCGCTCTACTGTCGCTTGCCGACAAGAGCGACGAGGGCGATGGGCAAAAAACCAACGGCGCCCCGGCCATCCTGCCGCCGCTGCATTTGCGCGAACGACCCAAGGTCGAAGGCTAG
- a CDS encoding GAF domain-containing protein has protein sequence MSETNTFTLLKLARWREAALKDALGWLPRLLMGPALRRTLYRQLFRKMGDGVFIDTDVEILNAAAIEIGDKVCVRAGVRLDARNPGNRLVLKSKAFLERGVMIMAMRQTTIEVGEGTLVGPYSVLAGPGHLTIGNNCLIAAHAGIFANNHRFADPELTIREQGVSREGIVIEDDCWLGHAVSVLDGVTIGRGSVIGAGAVVTQDIPPYSVAVGVPARVIRRRDGLSVTPQSRLVEQGMPDTLKQALRRAEQALEHLQKLRHEVSAVLLQVVFAELLHRLFEEIRTALDVDTVTLLLPRSSSRDLFVYNTIGLEEEIEQQVRIPLGQGVAGQIAADIQPLIVENLAQVEVASPVLRNRGVQSLLGVPLHLEKQMVGVFHVGSFQRRHFTGEDTCTVESVAERIGPLIRIAQYSS, from the coding sequence ATGAGTGAGACGAATACATTCACGTTGCTGAAGTTGGCGCGCTGGCGCGAGGCGGCCCTCAAAGACGCCTTGGGCTGGCTGCCCAGGCTTCTGATGGGACCTGCCCTGCGCCGGACGCTCTACCGACAGCTGTTTCGGAAGATGGGAGACGGTGTATTTATTGACACCGATGTCGAAATTCTCAATGCCGCCGCGATCGAAATCGGTGACAAAGTCTGTGTACGCGCCGGAGTAAGACTCGATGCCCGCAACCCCGGCAACCGCCTGGTGCTCAAAAGCAAAGCTTTTCTAGAGCGCGGGGTGATGATCATGGCGATGCGACAGACCACTATCGAGGTAGGCGAAGGGACCTTGGTGGGTCCCTACTCTGTATTGGCCGGCCCCGGGCATCTTACGATCGGCAACAACTGCTTGATCGCTGCCCATGCCGGGATTTTTGCCAACAACCACCGCTTTGCGGATCCGGAGTTGACGATTCGCGAACAGGGTGTCAGCCGAGAGGGAATCGTCATCGAGGACGACTGCTGGCTCGGCCACGCCGTGAGCGTGCTCGACGGCGTCACCATCGGCCGGGGCAGCGTGATCGGTGCCGGAGCCGTCGTGACCCAGGACATTCCGCCCTACTCGGTGGCCGTTGGCGTACCGGCTCGGGTGATCCGGAGGCGCGACGGCCTTTCGGTGACCCCTCAGAGTCGATTGGTGGAACAGGGAATGCCCGATACGCTCAAACAGGCGTTGAGGCGGGCCGAGCAGGCTCTTGAACACCTTCAGAAGTTGCGGCATGAAGTCAGTGCTGTGCTGTTGCAGGTGGTCTTTGCCGAGTTGCTGCACAGGCTGTTTGAGGAAATCCGCACTGCTCTGGATGTGGACACGGTCACCCTGCTGCTGCCTAGATCGAGCAGCCGGGATCTCTTTGTGTACAACACCATCGGTCTTGAAGAAGAAATCGAGCAACAGGTGCGCATTCCCCTTGGACAGGGAGTGGCCGGGCAGATTGCCGCAGACATCCAACCGCTCATCGTTGAGAACCTGGCCCAGGTGGAGGTGGCCAGCCCCGTTTTGCGCAATAGAGGCGTTCAGTCCCTGCTTGGGGTTCCGCTGCATCTGGAGAAGCAGATGGTGGGTGTTTTTCATGTGGGCAGTTTTCAGCGGCGGCACTTCACAGGCGAAGACACCTGCACGGTCGAGTCGGTCGCCGAGCGGATCGGTCCACTGATCCGCATTGCGCAGTACTCTTCTTAG
- a CDS encoding superoxide dismutase family protein has translation MQKMVHNALVDRPGTRWQGFAVFAGIFGLLCLLLMAVPAIDADRWLQAKIELKNADGLPVGNASLTQLSDGVRVSVQVQGLLPGKYPIHFHSKGKCVAPDFRSSRGVFDTHSLGHKTRPDGQPVPPAGLLPALIVGAAGTGELNALNTDVTLRAHKLHSLLRPGGSALVIHAAHSRQIIACGAVTRTPVSD, from the coding sequence ATGCAAAAAATGGTTCACAACGCGCTCGTCGACAGGCCCGGGACACGATGGCAAGGTTTTGCCGTCTTTGCCGGGATTTTCGGATTACTTTGCTTGCTTTTGATGGCCGTTCCGGCTATCGACGCCGATCGGTGGCTACAGGCCAAAATCGAGCTAAAAAATGCTGATGGCCTCCCTGTAGGCAATGCGTCATTGACCCAGCTGAGCGATGGGGTGCGGGTATCGGTCCAAGTGCAGGGCTTGCTGCCCGGCAAATACCCGATTCACTTTCACTCGAAGGGAAAATGCGTTGCACCGGATTTCAGGTCTTCGCGGGGTGTATTTGACACCCACTCCCTTGGACACAAAACCCGTCCGGACGGCCAACCCGTTCCTCCCGCCGGTTTGCTGCCTGCTCTGATAGTTGGAGCGGCCGGTACCGGCGAGTTGAACGCCCTGAATACGGACGTGACCCTGCGGGCCCACAAGTTGCATTCTTTGCTCAGACCCGGAGGTTCTGCACTGGTCATCCATGCAGCGCACTCCAGACAGATCATCGCCTGCGGAGCGGTCACCAGAACACCCGTTTCCGATTGA
- a CDS encoding ABC transporter permease, with translation MGNSFIPDNSASLPLRQPQRARTGSFAQFRQETMALARRLFIQLGRRPSAFVGSIIQSLLWLMLFSALFAQAPRGTFGIEGGYIQFLAAGIIVFAAFGGALNAGVPLIFDREFGFLNRLLVAPLVSRTSIIFASALFIVSTTLVQAAAIGAVSFLMGAQFAGGLEGALIVALVVTLLVFGIAALSLGLAFVLPGHIEMLAAIFVINLPMIFASTALAPMSFMPLWLQLVASANPLTYAIEPIRHLFLHSNWSLADPVLLAPWGSLSLTGCVLVLLVFDVVAIALVGGMLKRKLG, from the coding sequence ATGGGTAATTCGTTCATTCCGGATAATTCCGCTTCGCTCCCGCTGCGTCAACCGCAGCGCGCCAGGACGGGTTCTTTCGCCCAGTTTCGCCAGGAGACAATGGCCCTGGCGCGGCGGCTGTTTATCCAGTTGGGGCGGCGACCCTCGGCTTTTGTGGGCAGCATCATCCAGTCGCTTCTGTGGCTGATGCTGTTCAGTGCCCTGTTTGCCCAGGCCCCCCGGGGCACCTTCGGCATCGAGGGAGGCTACATCCAGTTTCTGGCGGCGGGGATCATCGTCTTTGCCGCCTTTGGCGGCGCCCTCAACGCCGGGGTGCCCTTAATATTCGACCGCGAATTCGGCTTTCTCAACCGCCTGCTGGTCGCCCCCCTGGTCTCGCGCACCTCGATCATCTTCGCTTCGGCGCTGTTTATCGTGAGCACGACGCTGGTACAGGCGGCGGCCATCGGCGCGGTGAGCTTTCTGATGGGTGCCCAGTTCGCAGGCGGCCTCGAAGGGGCGCTCATCGTCGCCCTGGTCGTAACGCTGTTGGTCTTCGGCATCGCTGCATTGAGCCTGGGGCTGGCTTTCGTGCTGCCCGGCCACATCGAGATGCTGGCGGCCATCTTCGTCATCAACCTGCCGATGATCTTCGCCAGCACCGCCCTGGCACCGATGTCCTTCATGCCCCTATGGCTGCAGTTAGTGGCAAGCGCCAACCCGCTCACCTACGCCATCGAACCCATCCGGCATCTGTTTTTGCACAGCAACTGGTCGTTGGCCGATCCGGTTTTGCTGGCCCCCTGGGGTTCGCTGAGCCTGACGGGCTGCGTGCTGGTGCTGTTGGTCTTCGATGTGGTTGCCATCGCGCTGGTGGGCGGCATGCTCAAGCGGAAACTCGGTTAA
- a CDS encoding gamma carbonic anhydrase family protein — protein MDLEGIDIVLGRPDLSLAAFVAPDAVVVGRVVVARGVSLWYGAVLRGDVERIEIGEDTNIQDGAVLHGDPGRPVIVGARVTIGHRAVIHAAVVEDECLIGIGAVVLDGVTVGTQSIVAAGAVVTRTVPPGLLVAGVPARVVRTLEEAEKAERREHALNYRALAEHYRNHHT, from the coding sequence GTGGACCTCGAAGGCATCGACATCGTCCTAGGCAGACCGGATCTGAGCCTCGCCGCCTTCGTGGCCCCGGACGCGGTGGTGGTGGGCCGGGTGGTGGTGGCCCGGGGGGTGAGCCTCTGGTACGGTGCGGTCCTGCGCGGCGATGTCGAGCGCATCGAGATTGGCGAGGACACCAACATCCAGGATGGTGCCGTCCTGCACGGCGATCCCGGCCGCCCGGTGATCGTCGGTGCGCGCGTGACCATCGGCCACCGGGCGGTCATCCACGCCGCCGTCGTCGAGGACGAGTGCCTGATTGGCATCGGCGCGGTGGTGCTCGACGGCGTGACCGTGGGCACCCAGTCGATCGTGGCGGCGGGGGCAGTGGTCACCCGGACGGTGCCGCCGGGATTGCTCGTGGCAGGAGTGCCCGCCCGCGTCGTGCGCACCCTGGAGGAAGCCGAAAAAGCCGAACGCCGAGAACACGCCCTCAATTACCGCGCGCTCGCGGAGCACTACAGAAACCACCATACATAA
- a CDS encoding UDP-glucuronic acid decarboxylase family protein, whose product MRILVTGGAGFIGSHLCERLVGEGHEVLCLDNFYTGSRLNIAPLLTHPRFELIRHDVIEPILLEVERIYHLACPASPVHYQANPIKTIKTGVLGTLNMLGLAKRVRARLLLASTSEVYGDPLVHPQHEEYWGHVNPIGVRSCYDESKRLAETLTMDYHRQNGVDTRIIRIFNTYGPRMSEHDGRVVSNLIVQALQGEALSVYGNGEQTRSFCYVSDLVEGMVGLMESDYTHPVNLGNPGEYTINELADLVRKLINPGLPIVYRPLPSDDPRQRRPDISLARRLLGWQPQVELREGLLLTAEDFAKRLGRGVRPSLIAVP is encoded by the coding sequence ATGCGCATACTGGTTACCGGCGGAGCGGGCTTCATCGGCTCGCACCTGTGTGAACGACTGGTTGGCGAAGGACACGAAGTCCTCTGCCTGGACAATTTCTACACCGGCTCGCGGCTCAACATCGCCCCCTTACTCACCCACCCGCGTTTTGAGCTGATTCGCCACGACGTCATCGAGCCGATTCTGCTCGAGGTCGAACGCATCTACCACCTGGCTTGCCCCGCCTCCCCGGTGCACTACCAGGCCAACCCGATCAAAACGATCAAGACCGGCGTGCTGGGCACCCTCAACATGCTGGGTCTGGCCAAGCGGGTCAGAGCGCGCCTGTTGCTCGCTTCGACTTCGGAAGTTTACGGCGACCCGCTGGTGCACCCGCAGCACGAAGAGTACTGGGGACATGTCAACCCGATTGGCGTGCGCAGCTGCTACGACGAATCGAAGCGCCTCGCCGAGACCTTGACGATGGACTACCACCGCCAGAACGGAGTCGATACGCGGATTATCCGGATTTTTAACACCTACGGTCCGCGCATGAGCGAGCACGACGGGCGGGTGGTCAGCAACCTCATTGTCCAGGCACTGCAGGGAGAAGCACTGAGCGTTTACGGCAACGGTGAGCAGACGCGCAGCTTCTGCTATGTGTCGGACCTGGTGGAGGGGATGGTCGGGCTCATGGAAAGCGACTATACCCACCCGGTGAATCTTGGCAATCCGGGGGAGTATACGATCAATGAGCTGGCAGACTTGGTGCGGAAGCTGATCAATCCGGGCTTGCCTATCGTGTACCGGCCCCTACCGTCCGATGATCCGCGCCAGCGCCGACCGGACATCTCCCTGGCACGACGTTTGCTGGGATGGCAGCCCCAGGTTGAACTGCGCGAAGGGCTCTTGCTGACGGCGGAGGACTTTGCCAAACGGCTGGGTAGAGGAGTGCGCCCGAGCTTGATTGCAGTGCCCTGA
- a CDS encoding molybdopterin-dependent oxidoreductase encodes MRRRDILRLAGLGLGAAGGAGVPALAQNPAKVGARAAAGRLLVPQYRAAGAASFSAITWNKAWATVAERLLEVRASSWSEANRRAERLGVYCGTGLTNEEAYAWAKLARLSGARLERSGEGASLALARALEATFGVPAAPNHWLELSKSQAILVVGRAGGAGHPAFAAAQAAAQAGVPVWSLGEGQDASIGNALAVAPRGEVAVLGGLIRFIVENKRADAAFLDVHTNAAFRLLPEFGFQNGVFSGFDPKTRRYDPESWGYEFLENGRPARSEQIAEEGTVYAQIARFFAPYTLERAARTAGVGEAALGRFYREFTAPERRSAAIVCAIDAAAEPAAIEQRVRLAAIASLLLGQVGRPGGGIVVASPGFNPQGTADVGATGAMLPGYAGAPPLAGEDFIGWVQRHGVRNQRRLVAMLRSWYDTAAPDFGFAALPCSRPGEPTLRGGNLEMLVCVGADPLAEGNWPLEKLKTLVVLDHAGTNRTARFWQGRGAARTEVLFLPLAHPDEREGTTTDSGRRIVLLSPASGPRGQSQTGLTTAASLWEQIGFKLASRTQPREESLREARWWRETTPAAVWAEMVGADLGNPAEVDGAANPRELRCGVAIYAGASGEKLAGRRERGEDGSGLGLYPAYGYPWPGDVRVIANRASADLQGNPRLAPPFMRWDGKAWSGPDTPDIANPANPDDPAATRSFRGTPEGVARLFAAYYAAGLNLDTGIAFLPAALPAGGPLPFAK; translated from the coding sequence ATGCGCAGACGTGACATTCTTCGGCTCGCGGGTCTCGGATTGGGGGCCGCCGGGGGAGCGGGAGTTCCCGCCCTGGCCCAGAACCCGGCGAAGGTTGGCGCGCGCGCGGCGGCCGGACGGTTGCTCGTTCCCCAGTACCGGGCGGCGGGGGCGGCAAGCTTTTCTGCGATCACCTGGAACAAAGCCTGGGCCACGGTCGCCGAGCGCCTGCTCGAGGTGCGCGCCTCGAGCTGGTCGGAGGCGAACCGGCGCGCCGAGCGGCTGGGTGTCTACTGCGGCACGGGGCTGACCAACGAAGAGGCTTATGCCTGGGCCAAACTGGCCCGGTTGAGCGGAGCGCGCCTGGAGCGCAGCGGCGAGGGAGCGAGCCTGGCCCTTGCCCGCGCCCTGGAGGCCACCTTCGGCGTGCCCGCCGCCCCCAACCACTGGCTGGAACTGAGCAAAAGTCAGGCAATCTTGGTGGTTGGCCGGGCGGGCGGTGCGGGACATCCCGCCTTTGCAGCGGCGCAGGCGGCGGCGCAGGCGGGTGTGCCGGTCTGGAGTCTGGGGGAGGGCCAGGACGCCTCTATCGGCAACGCCCTGGCGGTTGCTCCCCGCGGCGAGGTGGCGGTCCTGGGCGGGCTGATCCGGTTTATCGTCGAGAACAAGCGCGCCGATGCCGCCTTTCTCGATGTCCACACCAACGCCGCTTTTCGTCTGCTGCCGGAATTTGGCTTCCAAAACGGCGTTTTCTCGGGCTTCGACCCGAAGACGCGCCGCTACGACCCCGAATCCTGGGGCTACGAATTTCTCGAGAACGGCCGGCCCGCCCGTTCTGAACAGATTGCCGAGGAAGGCACCGTCTACGCGCAGATAGCCCGGTTCTTTGCGCCCTACACCCTGGAGCGGGCGGCCCGCACGGCAGGGGTAGGCGAAGCAGCACTGGGGCGCTTTTATCGCGAATTCACCGCTCCCGAGCGCCGGTCGGCGGCGATCGTCTGTGCTATTGACGCCGCGGCTGAGCCGGCGGCGATCGAGCAGCGGGTGCGCCTGGCGGCGATCGCCAGTTTGCTGCTCGGGCAGGTGGGCCGACCCGGAGGCGGTATCGTCGTGGCTTCCCCAGGTTTCAACCCCCAGGGCACTGCCGATGTCGGGGCCACCGGCGCCATGCTGCCGGGGTACGCCGGGGCGCCGCCTTTGGCGGGAGAAGATTTTATCGGCTGGGTACAGCGCCACGGGGTGCGCAACCAGCGCCGGTTGGTGGCCATGCTGCGCAGCTGGTACGACACGGCGGCCCCCGATTTTGGCTTTGCGGCCCTGCCGTGCTCCCGTCCCGGCGAGCCGACTCTGCGCGGCGGCAACCTGGAGATGTTGGTGTGCGTGGGTGCCGACCCGTTAGCGGAGGGCAACTGGCCCCTCGAAAAACTCAAAACCCTGGTGGTGCTCGACCACGCCGGTACCAACCGCACCGCCCGCTTCTGGCAGGGACGGGGCGCGGCGCGCACCGAGGTGCTGTTTTTGCCCCTGGCCCACCCCGACGAGCGGGAGGGCACCACCACCGATTCCGGCCGCCGCATCGTGCTGCTTTCACCCGCCTCTGGACCCAGAGGCCAGAGTCAGACGGGCCTGACGACGGCGGCAAGCCTGTGGGAGCAAATCGGCTTCAAACTGGCTTCGCGCACCCAGCCGCGCGAGGAGTCCCTGCGCGAGGCGCGCTGGTGGCGCGAGACGACCCCGGCGGCAGTCTGGGCCGAGATGGTCGGTGCCGATTTGGGCAATCCGGCCGAGGTTGACGGGGCCGCCAATCCGCGCGAATTGCGCTGCGGGGTGGCCATCTACGCCGGGGCGAGCGGCGAAAAGCTCGCCGGGCGGCGGGAGCGCGGCGAAGACGGCTCCGGACTCGGGCTTTATCCGGCCTACGGCTATCCGTGGCCCGGCGATGTGCGCGTGATCGCCAATCGTGCCAGCGCCGATCTGCAGGGCAACCCCCGCCTCGCGCCGCCCTTTATGCGCTGGGACGGCAAAGCCTGGAGCGGACCGGATACCCCCGATATCGCCAACCCGGCCAACCCCGACGACCCGGCCGCCACGCGCTCGTTTCGGGGAACCCCCGAGGGGGTGGCCCGGCTGTTTGCCGCCTACTACGCCGCCGGGCTCAACCTCGATACCGGCATCGCCTTTTTGCCCGCGGCCCTGCCCGCGGGCGGCCCCCTGCCCTTTGCTAAATAA